TAGCCTTCATAAAACTTCTACATTCTCAGCCACTTGTGTAACCCATGTCCATTCTCGATATTAAAGAACTCGCATCTTTCGTCATCTAGTACTTGAGATTTCGGATTCCCATGACACCCAATACGAATGCAATTCCATTCTTTGCAATGAAAATGGATTCATCTTTCttgtatttaaatacaatCACTAAACGAATTACGAGGAATGCCAAGTTTTCAACAATCATTTCAACAATGTAACGCCATTTTGCTGTTCGTCGCCGCAGTTTATCCATTTCAAGATCATTTTCGGCCATTTGCCAAGGCGATAACAGAAAACTGATGCACGCTAATACGACCATTGTATCACCAAATCCTTTTGGGATGCCATAGCTGTGTTCTCTCTCTTCTAAGACAATGTCTATTATTTCGATGGCATCGAAAAGATCCACAGCCATTTGGAAGCACAACGAGGGCACAAGTTCCTTGTGGTCCTTGACATCTTCTGCCGTGtttaacaacaacagcaaaagaaGCGGCGTAATGCAAAGgaccatttttaaaacacTTGGACCAAGAAACCTTTCTTTGTCAAGGCTGTCTCCGActgttgtaaacacaatagcaGTGCTCGCTACCAAACCTAGCACGTACATACCCCAGATCCAAAAGATCCAGCGAAGTTCGGCCTTCTTGAAAAAAACCAGGATTAACCACACAAACACCGGTGGAGCATATGACAAACTTGTTAGGTACCATGTTGAATTATTCTTGTAGCTTGCCGAATAGGAAGCGAGAAAGAGACACTGTGTCACCATGAGCGCAAGAAATAATGCACGTCCTCCCCAAAGGAAAACTTTGTCCATGACTCGCACACACTTGGTCAAAACTCTAAATGGAACACTTTCACTCACAAGGCCTCTTCTATTGGGAAGCCCCTATATATCCTTTCTCaattagccaatgagatgGCGCCATATAACTTGTATGAAGACACAGTGCTAAATACAACATCTGGGATTTTTCCCTAagataattatgaaaaaatcctccttttaaagttgttatgaAACAGTGTCCAAGACGAAGtcgaaacaaaaataaaccacACACTCCAGCAGATCAATGAAAATAGTTACGTTTCAAAGTTCAGCATGGACAACACCAAGAAAACGTTGATTCGTCGGTGGCTTTGAGTCGTAAAAGACAAAGCGTGCAATTTTCAACAGCCACAACTGCAGTGAAATTGAAATGTTCTATTTTCATCTCTTAATCAGTTTGATCTGTAGAAAAAACATCCTGCGAGCACGAATTGCGAGGACAGTGACATCAGTTTTCTATGAGCAGATCTCTAGAACATTCTGAGGAAACGGGAATTTCCCCTAACTACCGCATGGAATCTTCGCTGTTTTGAAAGGGTCATTCCGTGTAACTATTGCCTCTGTGTATTAAATGCAGATCTTCTCCTGCCTCTAAAAGTGATAGTGCTTTTTCCACTTCAAATTTTGCTGAAGAAATTTGCATTCAGTTCAAACTAGGACCAAGCAATTTCAGAGATGAAAGTGTAATCGGTCTGtcggaagaaaaaattgaaatcctTCAGTTTAATGTAATAGACAATGAACGACAACAAAAAATGGtcaaatgattatttttcggCAGTCGGTGATTCAAGAACACATGTAAGACCTGCTAGCAAAATTAATCtatttgaaatttcttcactgaaaaacaaaattctcaaaagtACAGCAAACCTCCATGCAGGTTACTCGCAAACATAAACATCGTCTGCATACCATGCGATGAATATTTACTCTTCATACCAAATCACTTGAACCCCTCGCCTTACACGGTCCGCTCAAAAGTAGATTTTAGGGAGCCTAAtataagcaaagacgacgtcgaccAAAGCAAGAACATCATGCATCTGAAAATGCAACTTcgtgtttctgcaataatttctcaattaCTACAAGtcatgcttgcaaaatgtgttctaagtGTTCTGGAATTAAACTGGAATATATAGGAAGACAAACTGTCGTCGAGTCCTCACTTCGTCCACACAACGGCAAAACTCacgtcatttcacgtcgtcgaaaggacgagaacggccatgaaatgtacaaaaatggaaaaagcatGCGTACGTGCAAGGCGTGCAAAAACTACAGTTTGTCAttgaaaatatgcaaatttaagcTCCCTTAGTGTCATGCTTCAGAAGTTTGCAATTCCGAGAAACATACATTTGCCATTCCCAGAAAGTGTATTAGCACTAACTATtataaaacaaacaatcaagcaGGGGTATCCCCGTATTTAATAATACAAGCCTTGTAATGTTATAGACATTAGAATGCGTACATCAGAGGTGTTCATTGTTCTTTTGCTCAGACATGAATGTTTTTGATAAAGATATACCAATCTGGCCCTCGGGATTGAAATATCAATTCCGTTGGACTTTGTAATTGTCAAAATCGGAAGCGCTGACTACGCATGTTTCTGGCTAAACAACCCTTAGTTTGAACATAGCCTTTTGTTGTTTCACTGTGTCTCTCATGTAATTAATTCAAGATGAATTGGAGAGATTTAAGCATTGAAAAGCCAGGCAATCGCTGAACATTACAgtaattaagacggattccgttcaaagttcgagcaattacttgcaaaaactatttactaaaaatctactcacagcacggtaacttcttgaatgctatttaaaacatctcatcgtataaattcagttctctaagtgaccccgcgatgaaatccccaagcattctcgagaaatttaatgtcaaatttCGTAACAAtcctaaaagcgagtgttattgtgtttacaactaacgtgaaatgtcctttttaactgaaatatggataacttcaagttcaattttctctcgcggggtcagcttgagagcttaaatctcgaaaggatcttcttacctttattcaaaaatattaccatgctaagaggattttttggtaacttaatttttgccaatttttgccattattgctcgaatgttatgcggaaatcatcttaatcaAATTAATCAATTCAAGTTTCAGAGTACCCTGAGTTCCATTCCACACGTAAAAAAGATTATAAGAAGCAAACAGACATTTACAGGGACGTCCAAAAAGAGAAGCTTCTAAGGTTTCAAGCTCTCGAACGGTTCTGCTCTCCACATCTCAACCAATGGTTAAAGAACCGTTACTATATCAACACAATGATTATGAAATAATCACAATCTCACCAGCGGTGAAAATATTACTAAATTTAACCTAGATGAAGTTGGCTTTTAACAAAGccgtttatttactaaatataggATCTAAAAACTCCAATCCAATAGATCACTAATTGTTTCTAACCGGccagttgttttgttttcaaacaggGATGCACAATAAAGTccttgtaataataatgatttttaaaatcttcGTTTGCAACACAAGTCAGATATTTTGATATCCGTTTTAAGGTTTCGGATTCCCATGATTCCGAGTATAATTGCAACTAGATTCTTCAAGATGAAAATGGATTCATCTTTCTCGTACTTGATTAAGATCACCAAACGAATGATGAGAAATACGAAATTTACGAGAGCTATTTCAACAATGTAACGCCATAGTGCTCTCTTTGGAAGCGGTTCTCCtgtttgaaaatcattttcaagcaTTTGCCAGGGCGATAGCAGAAAACTAATGCACGCTATTGCGACCATTGTATAAGCAAATCCTTTTGGGATGCGATATTCGTGTTCTTTCTCGACCTCGTCCAAAACAATGTCTATCATTTCGATTGTATCAACAAGATCCACCGCCATTCCAAAGCATAGCAAGGACAAAAGATCTTTGTGCTCTTTTCCATCTTTTGCGGTgttcaataataacaaaagaagaatCGGCGTAATGCATAGAGTCACCTTCAAACCAAGAAGACTTCCTTTGTCCATATTGTCAACAAAAGTTGCAAACACGATAATAGTGCTTACGACTAAGCCGATCGTATACAAGCCCCAAATGTAAGAAAGCTTGCCAAGTTTGGTGTTATCGGAAAGAGCAAGGCTAGTCCATGCCACCAAAGAAGGAGCATAAGA
This portion of the Acropora palmata chromosome 13, jaAcrPala1.3, whole genome shotgun sequence genome encodes:
- the LOC141863453 gene encoding uncharacterized protein LOC141863453; the encoded protein is MASFLVWVGRFLFFGLVLTQCFLLASYPSKKSGLWYLTSLSYAPSLVAWTSLALSDNTKLGKLSYIWGLYTIGLVVSTIIVFATFVDNMDKGSLLGLKVTLCITPILLLLLLNTAKDGKEHKDLLSLLCFGMAVDLVDTIEMIDIVLDEVEKEHEYRIPKGFAYTMVAIACISFLLSPWQMLENDFQTGEPLPKRALWRYIVEIALVNFVFLIIRLVILIKYEKDESIFILKNLVAIILGIMGIRNLKTDIKISDLCCKRRF
- the LOC141863454 gene encoding uncharacterized protein LOC141863454, giving the protein MDKVFLWGGRALFLALMVTQCLFLASYSASYKNNSTWYLTSLSYAPPVFVWLILVFFKKAELRWIFWIWGMYVLGLVASTAIVFTTVGDSLDKERFLGPSVLKMVLCITPLLLLLLLNTAEDVKDHKELVPSLCFQMAVDLFDAIEIIDIVLEEREHSYGIPKGFGDTMVVLACISFLLSPWQMAENDLEMDKLRRRTAKWRYIVEMIVENLAFLVIRLVIVFKYKKDESIFIAKNGIAFVLGVMGIRNLKY